One Nicotiana sylvestris chromosome 12, ASM39365v2, whole genome shotgun sequence genomic window carries:
- the LOC138883620 gene encoding uncharacterized protein, whose translation MVTAPVATPPAQPAKGGCQGGRGHPRGGGQARYYALLARTEAIASNSIITYIVLVCRRDASILFDSGSIYSYVSSYFAPHLGVSHDSLSSYVYISTPVEDSIIVDRVYQSCVFALSGFEARAILLLLSMVDFDVTLGMDWLSPHYAIANCQPKP comes from the coding sequence atggttacagctccagttgctaccccacctgctcagccagctaaaggtggatgtcagggaggtagaggtcatcctagagggggaggccaggccagatattatgcccttcttgcccgtaccgaggctatcGCCTCTAATTCTATCATCACATATATTGTCTTGGTTTGTCGTAGAGATGCATCAATTTTATTCGATTCAGGCTCCatctattcttatgtgtcttcttattttgccccgcatttgggtgtatctcatgattctttgagttcctatgtttatatttctactcctgtagaagattctattattgtggatCGCGTTTATCAATCGTGTGTgtttgctcttagtggttttgaggcCAGAGCcattttattattgctcagcatggtagattttgatgttaccttgggcatggattggttgtcgccccattatgctattgcTAATTGTCAGCCAAAACCGTGA